Proteins encoded in a region of the Flavobacterium sp. MDT1-60 genome:
- a CDS encoding collagen-like protein, whose translation MKNRLLPLFVVLGTFSAHSQVGVGTLNPKSSAQLEVFSNNKGMLIPQIALTSTTDNKTIVNGNIISLLVYNTTDNANITPGYYYWFDNRWNRMLISGDLTAIAGNSVPGAKGETGYPGENITIYTDKSTSTVYVQNSDGTWTPINGSGGTPGKDGKSAFEIWKEISGNEEKTVTEYLASLKGDKGDKGEVGVAGGTGAPGNKGEAGYPGKDINMYVDNSSGDVYVQKPDGTWTPINGKDGEVGTAGGNGVPGNKGEAGYPGKDINIYTDKETNTVYVQNADGTWTPITGAKGDKGEVGVAGGTGTPGNKGEAGYPGKDINMYVDNSTGDVYVQKPDGTWTPINGKDGEVGTAGGNGVPGNKGEAGYPGKDINIYTDKETNTVYVQNADGTWTPITGAKGDKGEVGIAGGTGAPGNKGEAGYPGKDINMYVDNSTGDVYVQKPDGTWTPINGKDGEVGTAGGNGVPANKGEAGYPGKDINIYTDKETNTVYVQNADGTWTPITGAKGDKGEVGVAGGTGAPGNKGEAGYPGKDINMYVDNSSGDVYVQKPDGTWTPINGKDGEVGTAGGNGVPANKGEAGYPGKDINIYTDKETNTVYVQNADGTWTPINGKDGKSALEIWKELPGNDGKSITEFLDGLKGEKGDKGEVGTAAGAGAPGIAGTPGAPGKDVNIYTDTETSTVYVQNPDGTWTSINGKDGKSAFEIWKELPGNDGKSITEFLDGLKGEKGDKGEVGTAAGAGAPGIAGTPGAPGKDVNIYTDTETSTVYVQNPDGTWTSINGKDGKSALEIWKELPGNDGKSITEFLDGLKGEKGDKGEVGTAAGAGAPGIAGTPGAPGKDVNIYTDTETSTVYVQNPDGTWTPINGKDGEVGTAAGAGAPGIAGTPGAPGKDVNIYTDTETSTVYVQNPDGTWTSINGKDGKSAFEIWKELPGNDGKSITEFLDGLKGEKGEKGEVGTAAGAGVPGIAGTPGAPGKDVNIYTDTETSTVYVQNPDGTWTPINGKDGEVGTAAGAGAPGIAGTPGAPGKDVNIYTDTETSTVYVQNPDGTWTSINGKDGKSAFEIWKELPGNDGKSITEFLDGLKGEKGDKGEVGTAAGTGVPGIAGTPGAPGKDVSIYTDTETSTVYVQNPDGTWTPINGKDGEVGTAAGAGVPGIAGTPGAPGKDVNIYTDTETSTVYVQNPDGTWTSINGKDGKSAFEIWKELPGNDGKSITEYLDGLKGADGVAGADGKSAFEIWKELPGNDGKSITEYLDGLKGADGVAGADGKSAFEIWKELPGNDGKSITEYLDGLKGADGVAGADGKSAFEIWKEISGNEGKTVTEYLASLKGDKGDKGDAGKDFEYTDFTPTQLAGLKGDKGDKGDAGKDFEYTDFTPTQLAGLKGDKGDKGDAGKDFEYTDFTPTQLAGLKGDKGDKGNAGKDFEYTDFTPTQLAGLKGDKGDKGDAGKDFEYTDFTPTQLAGLKGDKGDKGDAGKDFEYTDFTPTQLAGLKGDKGDKGDAGKDFEYTDFTPTQLAGLKGDKGDKGDAGKDFEYTDFTPTQLAGLKGDKGDKGDAGKDFEYTDFTPTQLAGLKGDKGDTGTAGAAGAQGPIGLTGATGPQGLQGLQGPIGLTGATGPQGIQGLAGIGGKTTAGTNVTITGAGTDASPYIVNATVPQQLTQAIDEFTAMAGQSSFTLAAMPSSLSKVKFYINGVRIDKDALTINGSVVSYNPTNNGSYALMANDNVIIDYLK comes from the coding sequence ATGAAAAATAGATTACTCCCTTTATTTGTTGTTTTAGGAACTTTTTCTGCTCACTCGCAGGTAGGTGTCGGAACATTAAATCCGAAATCTTCTGCTCAGCTGGAAGTTTTTTCCAACAACAAAGGTATGTTGATACCACAGATTGCCTTAACAAGTACAACTGATAATAAGACGATTGTAAATGGTAATATTATTAGTTTGTTGGTTTATAATACTACTGATAATGCTAACATTACCCCAGGTTACTATTATTGGTTTGATAATAGATGGAATAGAATGTTAATTTCTGGAGATCTTACTGCTATCGCCGGTAATTCTGTGCCTGGTGCTAAAGGTGAGACTGGATATCCGGGTGAAAATATCACTATTTATACAGATAAATCAACTAGTACGGTTTACGTTCAAAATTCTGATGGAACTTGGACTCCTATAAATGGAAGTGGAGGAACACCGGGAAAAGATGGAAAATCAGCTTTTGAAATTTGGAAAGAGATTTCTGGAAATGAGGAAAAAACTGTAACGGAATACTTGGCAAGTTTAAAAGGAGATAAGGGAGATAAAGGAGAGGTTGGCGTAGCCGGCGGAACCGGAGCACCTGGTAACAAAGGAGAGGCAGGTTACCCGGGAAAAGATATCAATATGTATGTTGACAATTCAAGCGGAGATGTGTATGTTCAGAAACCTGACGGAACCTGGACACCGATCAATGGTAAAGACGGGGAAGTTGGAACAGCTGGAGGTAACGGAGTACCTGGAAATAAAGGAGAAGCTGGTTACCCTGGAAAAGACATCAATATTTATACTGATAAAGAAACCAATACGGTTTATGTTCAGAATGCGGACGGAACCTGGACTCCTATTACAGGAGCAAAAGGAGACAAAGGAGAAGTTGGCGTAGCTGGCGGAACCGGAACACCTGGCAATAAAGGAGAAGCAGGATACCCGGGAAAAGATATCAATATGTATGTTGACAATTCAACCGGAGATGTTTATGTTCAGAAACCTGACGGAACCTGGACACCGATCAATGGTAAGGATGGAGAAGTTGGAACAGCTGGAGGTAACGGAGTACCTGGAAACAAAGGCGAGGCAGGTTACCCAGGAAAGGACATTAATATTTATACTGATAAAGAAACCAATACGGTTTATGTTCAGAATGCGGATGGAACCTGGACTCCTATTACAGGAGCAAAAGGAGACAAAGGAGAAGTTGGCATAGCTGGCGGAACCGGAGCACCTGGCAATAAAGGAGAAGCAGGATACCCGGGAAAAGATATCAATATGTATGTTGACAATTCAACCGGAGATGTGTATGTTCAGAAACCTGACGGAACCTGGACACCGATCAATGGTAAAGATGGGGAAGTTGGAACAGCTGGAGGTAACGGAGTACCTGCAAACAAAGGTGAGGCAGGTTACCCAGGAAAGGACATTAATATTTATACTGATAAAGAAACCAATACGGTTTATGTTCAGAATGCGGACGGAACCTGGACTCCTATTACAGGAGCAAAAGGAGATAAAGGAGAAGTTGGCGTAGCCGGCGGAACCGGAGCACCTGGTAACAAAGGAGAGGCAGGTTACCCGGGAAAAGATATCAATATGTATGTTGACAATTCAAGCGGAGATGTGTATGTTCAGAAACCTGATGGAACCTGGACACCGATCAATGGTAAAGATGGGGAAGTTGGAACAGCTGGAGGTAACGGAGTACCTGCAAACAAAGGTGAGGCAGGTTACCCAGGAAAAGACATTAATATTTATACTGATAAAGAAACCAATACGGTTTATGTTCAGAATGCGGACGGAACTTGGACTCCTATTAATGGAAAAGACGGAAAATCAGCTTTGGAGATCTGGAAAGAGCTTCCTGGTAATGACGGGAAATCGATCACGGAATTTTTGGATGGCCTTAAAGGAGAAAAAGGAGATAAAGGCGAGGTAGGAACTGCAGCTGGTGCTGGTGCTCCTGGAATTGCGGGAACACCTGGTGCTCCTGGAAAAGACGTTAATATTTATACTGATACAGAAACCAGTACGGTTTACGTTCAGAACCCTGACGGAACCTGGACTTCCATCAATGGAAAAGACGGAAAGTCAGCTTTTGAAATCTGGAAAGAACTTCCTGGTAATGACGGGAAATCGATCACGGAATTTTTGGATGGCCTTAAAGGAGAAAAAGGAGATAAAGGCGAGGTAGGAACTGCAGCTGGTGCTGGTGCTCCTGGAATTGCGGGAACACCTGGTGCCCCTGGAAAAGACGTTAATATTTATACTGATACAGAAACCAGTACGGTTTATGTTCAGAATCCTGACGGAACCTGGACTTCTATTAATGGAAAAGACGGAAAATCAGCTTTGGAGATCTGGAAAGAACTTCCGGGTAATGACGGGAAATCGATCACGGAATTTTTGGATGGACTTAAAGGGGAAAAAGGAGATAAAGGCGAGGTAGGAACTGCAGCTGGTGCTGGTGCTCCTGGAATTGCGGGAACACCTGGTGCCCCTGGAAAAGACGTTAATATTTATACTGATACAGAAACCAGTACGGTTTATGTTCAGAATCCTGACGGAACCTGGACTCCTATCAATGGAAAAGACGGCGAGGTAGGAACTGCAGCTGGTGCTGGTGCTCCTGGAATTGCGGGAACACCTGGTGCCCCTGGAAAAGACGTTAATATTTATACTGATACAGAAACCAGTACGGTTTACGTTCAGAACCCTGACGGAACCTGGACTTCCATCAATGGAAAAGACGGAAAGTCAGCTTTTGAAATCTGGAAAGAACTTCCTGGTAATGACGGAAAATCAATAACGGAATTTTTGGATGGCCTTAAAGGAGAAAAAGGAGAAAAAGGCGAGGTAGGAACTGCTGCTGGTGCTGGTGTTCCTGGAATTGCGGGAACACCTGGTGCCCCTGGAAAAGACGTTAATATTTATACTGATACAGAAACCAGTACGGTTTACGTTCAGAATCCTGACGGAACCTGGACTCCTATCAATGGAAAAGACGGCGAGGTAGGAACTGCAGCTGGTGCTGGTGCTCCTGGAATTGCGGGAACACCTGGTGCCCCTGGAAAAGACGTTAATATTTATACTGATACAGAAACCAGTACGGTTTACGTTCAGAACCCTGACGGAACCTGGACTTCCATCAATGGAAAAGACGGAAAGTCAGCTTTTGAAATCTGGAAAGAACTTCCGGGTAATGACGGGAAATCGATCACGGAATTTTTGGATGGCCTTAAAGGAGAAAAAGGAGATAAAGGCGAGGTAGGAACTGCGGCAGGTACTGGTGTTCCTGGAATTGCGGGAACACCTGGTGCCCCTGGAAAAGACGTTAGTATTTATACTGATACAGAAACCAGTACGGTTTACGTTCAGAATCCTGACGGAACCTGGACTCCTATCAATGGAAAAGACGGCGAGGTAGGAACTGCTGCTGGTGCTGGTGTTCCTGGAATTGCAGGAACACCTGGTGCTCCTGGAAAAGACGTTAATATTTATACTGATACAGAAACCAGTACGGTTTACGTTCAGAATCCTGACGGAACCTGGACTTCCATCAATGGAAAAGACGGAAAGTCAGCTTTTGAAATCTGGAAAGAACTTCCGGGTAATGACGGGAAATCAATAACAGAATACCTTGATGGCTTGAAAGGTGCTGACGGTGTTGCAGGAGCAGACGGAAAGTCAGCTTTTGAAATCTGGAAAGAACTTCCGGGTAATGACGGGAAATCAATAACAGAATACCTTGATGGCTTGAAAGGTGCTGACGGTGTTGCAGGAGCAGATGGGAAGTCAGCTTTTGAGATCTGGAAAGAACTTCCGGGTAATGACGGAAAATCAATAACGGAATACCTTGATGGCTTGAAAGGTGCTGACGGTGTTGCAGGAGCAGATGGAAAATCAGCTTTTGAAATCTGGAAAGAGATTTCTGGAAATGAGGGAAAAACTGTAACGGAATACTTGGCAAGTTTAAAAGGAGACAAAGGTGATAAAGGAGATGCTGGTAAAGATTTCGAATACACGGATTTCACTCCAACGCAATTGGCAGGATTAAAAGGAGACAAAGGTGATAAAGGAGATGCCGGTAAGGATTTCGAATACACTGATTTTACTCCAACACAATTGGCCGGACTAAAAGGCGACAAAGGTGATAAAGGAGATGCTGGTAAGGATTTCGAATACACGGATTTTACTCCAACACAATTGGCAGGATTAAAAGGAGACAAAGGTGATAAGGGAAATGCTGGTAAAGATTTCGAATACACGGATTTTACTCCAACACAATTGGCAGGATTAAAAGGAGACAAAGGTGATAAAGGAGATGCTGGTAAGGATTTCGAATACACAGATTTTACTCCGACACAATTGGCAGGACTAAAAGGAGACAAAGGTGATAAAGGAGATGCTGGTAAGGATTTCGAATACACGGATTTTACTCCAACACAATTGGCAGGATTAAAAGGCGACAAAGGTGATAAAGGAGATGCTGGTAAGGATTTCGAATACACAGATTTTACTCCGACACAATTGGCAGGATTAAAAGGAGACAAAGGTGATAAAGGAGATGCCGGTAAGGATTTCGAATACACAGATTTTACTCCAACACAATTGGCAGGATTAAAAGGAGACAAAGGTGATAAGGGAGATGCTGGTAAAGATTTCGAATACACTGATTTTACTCCAACACAATTGGCCGGATTAAAAGGAGACAAAGGTGATACTGGGACAGCTGGAGCTGCAGGTGCACAAGGTCCAATCGGATTAACTGGAGCCACAGGTCCGCAGGGACTTCAAGGCTTACAAGGTCCAATTGGATTGACTGGAGCTACAGGACCACAGGGAATTCAAGGTCTTGCAGGAATCGGAGGAAAAACAACTGCTGGAACAAATGTAACAATAACAGGAGCAGGAACAGATGCAAGTCCATACATAGTAAATGCAACAGTTCCTCAACAATTGACCCAGGCAATTGATGAATTTACTGCTATGGCTGGTCAGTCAAGTTTTACATTAGCAGCGATGCCATCTTCTTTATCTAAAGTGAAATTTTATATAAATGGCGTGCGTATTGATAAAGATGCATTAACTATAAATGGAAGTGTGGTTTCTTATAACCCTACAAACAATGGTTCATATGCATTGATGGCAAACGATAATGTTATAATTGATTACTTAAAATAA
- a CDS encoding gliding motility-associated C-terminal domain-containing protein: protein MIKDLQQFQFVLKNRKDLSCIFSFIAILLLSQKGQAQFINQGDLKVSGNTILSVYMNYDNKITGNFVNDGQVHAFENYNNDGSISYTDKSSGTTFFTGEQEQIIAGSQVSDFQNVVFNNVTSLMPFQLKTAVKVGKNADFKNGIVNAGEYSSRMIFDTEASFTNAGNQSFVDGEVQKKGNAMFEFPVGNQLYYRPAISGVTSDLKNAFTTQYFYQNSNALYPHSQKEETILSINDSEYWKVTQDSGNEKIVLSLTLNDKTTPSEFFNIPPNTKLAIVRWDDILQKWTNCNGESSDPTQTLNYEKLLTAQVTGYGIFTMAIVKEIIIDEKLIVYNAVSPNGDGINDSFHIKEIDKYPDNMVEIYNRWGVKVFETKSYNESDNMFRGYSDGRATINRGEKLPTGTYFYILKYNNTKKVVEQSGYLYINNQ, encoded by the coding sequence ATGATAAAAGATTTACAACAATTTCAGTTTGTCTTGAAAAACAGAAAAGATTTAAGCTGCATATTTAGTTTTATAGCAATCCTGCTTTTGTCTCAAAAAGGACAGGCGCAATTTATAAATCAAGGAGATTTAAAAGTAAGTGGTAATACCATATTGTCAGTATATATGAACTATGATAATAAAATCACAGGAAATTTTGTCAATGATGGCCAAGTCCATGCTTTTGAAAACTATAATAATGACGGTTCAATTTCTTATACAGATAAAAGCTCGGGAACAACATTTTTTACAGGAGAACAAGAACAAATAATTGCAGGTTCCCAGGTGTCTGACTTTCAGAATGTTGTTTTTAATAATGTAACATCATTAATGCCTTTTCAGCTCAAAACAGCCGTTAAAGTTGGTAAGAATGCGGATTTTAAAAACGGAATTGTAAATGCGGGAGAGTATAGTAGTAGAATGATTTTTGATACGGAAGCCTCTTTTACAAATGCTGGAAATCAGAGTTTTGTAGACGGAGAAGTACAGAAAAAAGGGAATGCGATGTTTGAATTTCCGGTTGGAAATCAGCTTTATTACAGACCGGCAATTTCTGGAGTAACTTCTGATTTGAAAAATGCTTTTACAACACAATATTTTTATCAAAACTCGAATGCGCTTTATCCTCATTCTCAAAAAGAGGAGACAATTTTAAGCATAAATGACAGTGAATACTGGAAAGTAACACAAGATAGTGGTAACGAAAAAATTGTATTAAGTCTGACATTAAACGATAAGACAACACCATCTGAATTTTTTAATATACCTCCAAATACAAAATTAGCAATCGTGCGTTGGGACGATATACTTCAAAAATGGACTAATTGCAATGGGGAGTCGAGTGATCCAACTCAAACATTGAATTATGAAAAACTTTTAACAGCTCAGGTAACAGGTTATGGAATATTTACCATGGCCATTGTTAAAGAGATTATCATAGATGAAAAACTTATCGTTTACAATGCCGTTTCTCCCAATGGTGACGGAATCAACGATAGTTTTCATATAAAGGAAATTGATAAGTATCCAGACAATATGGTTGAAATATATAACCGCTGGGGAGTTAAAGTATTTGAAACAAAATCTTACAATGAGTCAGATAACATGTTTAGAGGATACTCAGATGGACGAGCAACAATAAATAGAGGAGAAAAACTTCCTACAGGAACTTATTTCTACATATTGAAATATAATAATACTAAGAAGGTAGTGGAGCAATCAGGCTATCTGTACATCAATAATCAATAA
- a CDS encoding type IX secretion system membrane protein PorP/SprF, with protein MKKLFYIVSLLFLGILGASAQQESQYSQYMYNTMTFNPGYTGSREVLSAMALYRTQWVGLDGAPKTMNFSVQTPLGYHGNGLGLNVASDQIGPTKNTGFTVNYAYTIMPSDELKISFGISGGFDNFEVDYTKLNPEYQDPYMTGTESQFSPNVGAGVYFHTFKWYAGISVPKLLKTEFYDDVAASVYSTKAHYYFMGGYVFDINPYLRFKPAVLAKFVVGAPVAVDMSANFLINDKLTLGAAYRWDASISGLAGFQVTDGIQIGYAYDHDTTNLGHYNSGSHEIFLRFDLLSKSKTRLVSPRFF; from the coding sequence ATGAAAAAGCTTTTTTATATAGTATCATTATTGTTTTTAGGTATTCTCGGAGCCTCTGCGCAACAAGAATCACAATATTCACAATACATGTATAATACTATGACTTTTAATCCTGGTTATACAGGGTCAAGAGAGGTTTTAAGTGCTATGGCATTATACAGAACCCAATGGGTTGGTTTGGACGGAGCTCCAAAAACGATGAATTTTTCAGTTCAGACACCTTTAGGGTATCATGGAAATGGTCTTGGTTTAAATGTAGCAAGTGATCAGATTGGACCGACAAAAAATACTGGCTTTACAGTTAATTATGCGTACACCATTATGCCATCAGATGAATTGAAAATTTCGTTTGGTATTTCCGGAGGTTTTGACAATTTCGAAGTTGATTACACAAAATTAAATCCGGAATATCAAGATCCATATATGACAGGGACCGAATCTCAGTTTTCACCTAATGTTGGTGCCGGCGTTTATTTTCACACATTTAAATGGTATGCGGGAATATCTGTTCCAAAATTATTAAAGACTGAATTTTATGATGATGTAGCTGCATCAGTATATTCGACTAAAGCACATTACTATTTTATGGGTGGATACGTTTTTGATATTAACCCATATCTAAGATTTAAACCTGCAGTGTTGGCTAAGTTTGTTGTAGGGGCACCAGTAGCGGTTGATATGTCAGCCAACTTCTTGATTAATGATAAATTGACGCTTGGAGCAGCATACCGTTGGGATGCAAGTATTAGTGGTTTAGCTGGTTTTCAAGTAACAGATGGTATTCAAATAGGATATGCATATGATCATGATACCACAAATCTTGGACATTACAATTCAGGTTCTCACGAAATATTTTTAAGATTTGATTTATTAAGTAAATCGAAAACGAGGCTGGTAAGTCCAAGATTCTTTTAA
- a CDS encoding OmpA family protein: MYYSKSGKEDLSEGWGEKKLLADIQKQSGRYDLKAVEINSPFSDFGTSYLNKEKVMYASAKDTGVIIKRKHSWNDKSFLKLYTADVTVDGGLQNPALLKGEVNTRYHQSTPAITKDGKTMFFTRNNYIEGKLGVDKNGTTFLKIYVAENVNGEWKNVKELGYPLNGDGFSSAHPALSPDETELYFVSDRNNKFGNSDLYKVSLKKGGFIGNDITRLDDEINTLGRETYPFMDASGILYFSSDGHPGLGGLDVFAAIKDESGKYHVVNVGDGVNTNSDDFAYTFKDDIKKGYVSSNRSGNDDIYGFTENKPIDFNFNIKPLVFGTLRYTTGEPIEGIVVEVYNAKNEKINTVYSDKEGKYSADLLPFTDYKLAYKKAGLTEKEQIAPPFKPAEKREYSFDFINEMEVIVNNEKVAIHEGDDLTDKLKLNPIYFDYNGYKIRESSKTELDKIVEVMKVRPVISIKINSHTDSRGKDDFNMKLSQNRAKSTMDYIVSHGIEKERVSAEGFGETRLINKCSNGVKCSEAEHQKNRRSEFIIQLNKK; encoded by the coding sequence ATGTATTACTCAAAGTCTGGAAAAGAAGATTTAAGTGAAGGCTGGGGTGAAAAAAAATTATTAGCTGATATACAAAAACAATCGGGTCGTTATGATTTAAAAGCAGTAGAAATTAATTCTCCATTTTCGGACTTTGGAACTTCCTATCTGAATAAAGAAAAAGTAATGTATGCTTCAGCAAAAGATACTGGTGTGATTATCAAACGTAAACACAGCTGGAATGATAAATCATTTTTAAAATTATATACTGCAGATGTAACAGTCGATGGAGGATTGCAGAATCCAGCCCTTTTAAAAGGGGAGGTAAATACAAGATATCATCAGAGTACTCCAGCAATAACAAAAGATGGTAAAACAATGTTTTTTACCAGAAATAATTATATTGAAGGTAAACTTGGAGTTGATAAAAACGGAACTACTTTTTTGAAAATTTATGTAGCTGAAAATGTTAATGGTGAATGGAAAAACGTAAAAGAATTAGGTTATCCTCTAAATGGAGATGGCTTCTCGTCTGCACATCCTGCATTAAGCCCGGACGAAACCGAACTCTATTTTGTTTCAGACCGAAATAATAAATTTGGGAACTCCGATCTGTATAAAGTAAGTCTTAAAAAAGGTGGTTTTATTGGTAATGATATAACTAGATTAGACGATGAAATTAATACATTAGGAAGAGAGACTTATCCATTTATGGATGCTTCCGGTATATTGTATTTTTCTTCAGACGGACATCCTGGTCTTGGTGGTCTTGATGTATTTGCAGCAATTAAAGATGAGTCTGGTAAATATCATGTCGTAAATGTTGGAGATGGTGTGAATACCAATTCAGATGATTTTGCTTATACGTTTAAAGATGATATAAAAAAAGGTTATGTTTCTTCCAACAGGAGTGGTAATGATGACATCTATGGCTTTACGGAGAACAAACCGATTGATTTTAATTTCAATATAAAACCTTTAGTATTTGGAACATTAAGATATACAACTGGTGAACCAATTGAAGGAATTGTTGTTGAGGTTTATAATGCTAAAAATGAAAAAATAAATACTGTATATAGTGATAAAGAAGGTAAATATTCAGCTGACTTGCTACCTTTTACAGATTATAAACTGGCATATAAAAAAGCAGGACTTACTGAAAAAGAACAAATTGCACCACCTTTTAAACCGGCGGAGAAACGAGAGTATTCATTTGATTTTATTAATGAGATGGAGGTAATTGTAAATAATGAGAAAGTAGCAATACATGAAGGAGATGATCTTACCGATAAATTAAAATTAAACCCAATTTATTTTGATTATAATGGATATAAAATAAGAGAATCTTCTAAAACTGAATTGGATAAGATTGTGGAAGTAATGAAGGTTCGTCCTGTTATTTCTATAAAAATTAATTCCCATACAGATAGTAGAGGAAAAGATGATTTTAATATGAAATTATCACAAAACAGAGCTAAATCAACTATGGATTACATCGTATCGCACGGAATTGAGAAAGAAAGGGTGAGTGCTGAAGGATTTGGAGAAACACGCTTAATAAACAAATGTTCAAATGGAGTAAAATGTTCTGAAGCAGAACACCAGAAAAACAGGCGTTCAGAGTTTATTATACAGTTAAATAAAAAATAA
- a CDS encoding helix-turn-helix domain-containing protein has translation MKKITHYYSLTPEWQKEFAEKIGAEFIDNKIIKFPETIGKGHSYFTQIIPGISVLFIDFLVTSPLKITRLASDSELYIFHFDLSEHVNLIKINNKDYEIGSYDKLDLAIIDNEIESSFKPSVNERTIAIRILVDKSLLNDFIAKHSKKEEVKAKSKDGKRVFYHYGNIDSNSILLIRSIKNKSINDLSFEPLLKGVSLKLLGNFFNKFYDTPVTKNNMTTNEQEAIDKTKEYLLNNLYGSFPSVIFLASMAGMSESKYKILFKKCFNNTPNNLFIKEKMLLAQQLLQSGKFNSLTDIIYELNYTKLSYFSSKYYELFHKKPSQDFVKKTGTKIQNKEIK, from the coding sequence ATGAAAAAAATTACACATTATTATAGTTTGACCCCAGAATGGCAAAAAGAGTTTGCGGAAAAAATCGGTGCAGAATTTATCGACAATAAAATCATTAAATTTCCGGAAACAATCGGTAAAGGGCATTCTTATTTTACTCAGATTATCCCAGGAATTTCAGTTTTGTTTATTGACTTTTTAGTAACCTCACCATTAAAAATAACCAGACTTGCATCTGATAGCGAATTGTATATTTTTCACTTTGATTTAAGTGAGCATGTCAATTTAATAAAGATTAACAATAAGGACTATGAAATTGGTTCTTACGATAAATTAGATCTTGCCATTATTGATAATGAGATAGAAAGTTCTTTTAAGCCATCGGTTAACGAAAGAACGATTGCAATACGAATACTAGTTGACAAAAGTTTGCTAAATGATTTTATAGCAAAGCATTCTAAAAAAGAAGAAGTCAAAGCAAAAAGCAAAGACGGTAAACGGGTATTTTATCATTATGGCAATATTGACAGCAACAGTATTTTACTGATTCGGTCAATCAAAAATAAATCTATTAATGATCTCTCATTTGAACCACTACTTAAAGGTGTCTCATTAAAATTGTTAGGTAATTTTTTTAATAAATTTTACGACACGCCAGTCACAAAAAACAATATGACCACAAATGAACAAGAAGCTATTGATAAAACCAAAGAATACCTTCTTAATAATTTGTACGGCTCCTTTCCTTCTGTAATATTTTTAGCCTCAATGGCAGGAATGTCTGAATCAAAATACAAAATATTGTTCAAAAAATGTTTCAATAACACTCCAAACAATCTTTTTATTAAAGAAAAAATGTTGTTAGCACAACAACTTTTACAGAGTGGAAAATTTAATTCCCTTACTGATATTATTTACGAATTGAACTATACCAAATTAAGTTATTTTTCATCCAAATATTATGAACTCTTCCATAAAAAACCATCACAAGATTTTGTAAAAAAAACTGGTACAAAAATTCAGAACAAAGAAATTAAATAG
- a CDS encoding AraC family transcriptional regulator encodes MSSDSYHLLNDLRKLKVGGSIFNLNMIGTVQMLISNYLKKMSTHRIIIQTVNSSDLNGIITTQMFLIEHIDEHFPSIVLMARMANMSESKFKNLFRKITGLTPNKFFMDNKLLKAKELLEKKQLSISQVSDQLSFTNNSYFASKFKENFGISPKTFIKQL; translated from the coding sequence ATGAGTAGTGACAGCTATCATTTATTAAATGATCTACGAAAATTAAAAGTTGGCGGATCCATATTTAACCTAAATATGATAGGGACAGTACAAATGCTGATCTCAAATTATTTAAAAAAAATGTCAACTCACAGAATTATAATCCAAACGGTTAATTCCAGTGATCTCAATGGTATCATTACCACACAAATGTTTTTAATAGAACATATAGACGAACATTTTCCAAGTATTGTTCTTATGGCAAGAATGGCCAATATGTCTGAATCAAAGTTTAAAAACTTATTTAGAAAAATAACGGGACTAACTCCAAATAAGTTTTTTATGGATAATAAATTACTCAAAGCAAAAGAGCTCCTTGAAAAAAAACAACTATCAATATCTCAGGTGTCAGATCAGTTAAGCTTTACTAACAACTCTTATTTTGCTTCAAAATTTAAAGAGAATTTTGGAATATCACCAAAGACATTTATCAAGCAATTATAA
- a CDS encoding GreA/GreB family elongation factor, with translation MVTPETCNVIQDKLSIQSPIGLAVIEYAANDEILWQFTSGPNKLKTLKVMQN, from the coding sequence ATTGTAACACCTGAGACATGCAATGTTATTCAGGACAAATTATCCATACAATCACCAATTGGACTGGCTGTGATTGAATATGCTGCTAATGATGAAATTTTATGGCAGTTTACTTCCGGTCCAAATAAGCTCAAAACATTAAAAGTTATGCAAAATTAA